The window CATACTAAAGTAACAACAtgaatgactatttataggccttgaaaataaaccttaaaGTAACCCGTGGTCAATTAAAAGGTTGTAACTCTCATAGCCATCAATACCATAATTACCATTGActaattttaacttaaaactttaaaaagaatactctataattgaaaaattcaatgaaaCCTCCCTAAATCCAAATATGTATAACATAATCTTTGTGGCACGATTGAGACACCTTATTTCGTATTAGGCTGATGTTCTTTTGCTGATTCTAGCTACAGAGACAGTAGTAGCTTGGATGGGTAGCCTGGGAggttttcttgtttgattatgagtttatcaCTGGCACTTGTTTCTAGAAGAAAAAGCATGACCAACATGTCTAAATGAGTCTAATTTTGCAACGACTAATTCATCTAGCAACGAGCTGTATAACTGACATCTATTTTTGAGCCACATCTTGAATAAAGGACgccattgattttctttttccttttttgtagGTAAGACAGGTTGGGCTGCACCTCGTCTCAAGGACGCTGCCTTGTCGTTGAACAGGTTACGTGAAAGTTATTTGGAGGTATGTTTGTATCTATGAACGTTGTCACCGAGTCAAGCCGCAAATAGCTTAATTATTGCTGCACCTCCATTTCCCTGCTTcaaccataattttttaagaaccCAGAAGCTAATCATAGAGACTGATAGTGCTGGAGCTTTGACTGTTTagtgataaataaaatagtgatACTATGTACATAATCAAtgttaaaaaggaaaatcagtAGTTAATCAACTTTTTCAGCAACAAGAGGCTGATTAAGACggtcaaggaaaaaaaaaattgcttacATCGTTTCGATTTGGTActttttctttgcatttttcAGGTTATTATTACAATGCGGACCCTCTACCAGAAATGCAAGCTAGTGCATGGAGATCTTAGTGAATATAACATACTTTATTTTGAGGTTAGCAATTGCGATAGTTGTTGGTTCGACAATGGCATTATGGGAAAACTAATGCCAGTGTCTTTCTTGCATCACAGGGTCACCTTTATATTATAGATGTTTCTCAATCTGTTGATCTCGACCACCCTCATGCCCTCGATTTCCTTCGTGAAGATTGTCTTCACGTTTCTGTAAGTCTTCGTCggttttttccttaatttcttcCTATGTTTTGAACTTTTGATGGAGTGACTTTGAGAGGATACTTGGTGTACTGACAAACAGGATTTCTTCAAAAAACATGGTGTTGCTGTAATGACAATACGAGAACTGTTCGATTTTATAGTCGATCCATGCCTCACTGATGAGACGATTGATAGTTATCTAGAGGAGGTTCGATTTTAATTGTTACtattatgattaattttagaaaagttCTGTCATTTACCATGTCTTGTAAATTGCAGCTGCAAGAAAAAATCTCGGCAAGAGGTGATATATCAGTGGAGGATGAGATTGCAGATTCTGTATTTGTGCAGGTAATTTGTACTTGTAGTTATCAACCATGGTTTTATAGGGGTTCATTTTACGATAGAATTGAAGGCCGAGTCCTTGCGATCTGTTGGTCGATGAGCAGTTTGATTACAGTTCTTGACTTActgtaatataatttttaatctttttcgCCTCGATTCCAGTCGTATATTCCGAAGACGTTGGATAGTGTCAAACATGCGGAGGAGGATGTAATACGTTTAACAAGTGGTCAGAACACTGAAGATATGTACTACAAGACCATTACAGGGTTAAAACAGGCTCTTCCAAGAGTTCAACCTGCATCAGAGCTAGAACACGACGCAGACCCGATTGAACAGTCCGAAAATTTAACCGGTTTGTCAAATTCTTGCGAGAAGGAAACCGAATCAATGTCAGAGGCAGATGAAGAGAGCTCGGATGAGTCGGAAGAAGAAGACGGACCAAATTCTTCAACTGAGACGACGACTCAAACACCAGCTGAGAGGAAAGCTGCcagaaaagagaacaaaaagaaggtgaaggaagagaagagagagtcCCGCAAAAACAAGGTTCCAAAGGCTgtaaagaagaggaagaagaagttgGCTAAGTCCCACAAGTAAGGTTGACTGGATCCTTACAATTACTTTGGTTTTGTTCGAATTTTGATTTACAttcaatgatatgatatgtagtttattgtttatttatcttAAACCTTCATTTTACAATAGTGCAAATGAAAATGGAGCTAATTTAGAAGAATCTATCTTCCAATTGGCTAATTTGTGCATTTGtgattgttttaaaatttaattttttttcttctttttgggaATGGTAAAATTTATGCTTTAATGATTTAGGTAAGTCCGGCGTCGATAGTTATTGTCCTTTCCAGACTTCCTTTTTAAGGATTTTTTCTCAAGATTTTGAAATAGggattcgttcccctctcttcAACCGACGTTGGATTTCATGAGTCACCTCCTTTGGGGGTCTAGCGTCCTCCctgacacatcgtctggtgtctgtctgactctgatactatttgaaACACATCGTCTAGTGcctgtctgactttgatactatttgtacaCATCGTTTGATGtctgtttgactctgatactatttgtaacacatcgtctggtgtttatctgactctgatactatttgaaacacatcgtctggtgtctgcctgactctgatactatttgaaACACATTGTCTAGTGTCTGTCTGATTCTGATGCTATTTGTAACACATTGTCTAGTGTCTGTCTGATTCTGATGCTATTTGTaacacatcgtctggtgtctgtcTGACTCGGATATCATTTGAAACACATTGTCTGGTGtctgtctgactctgatactatttgaaACACAGAAACACATTGACTGGTGtctgtctgactctgatactatttgaaacacatcgtctggtgtctgtctgactctgatacaatttgaaacacatcgtctggtgtctggtgtctgtctgactctgatacaatttgaaacacatcgtctggtgtctggtgTCTGTCtcactctgatactatttgtaacacaTCTGATGtttgtttgactctgatactatttgtaacaatttaaactcattgctagtagatattgtccatatcttttggttttggctttaaaaataaataataacaaaaaggaGTATCTCGATCTAATTTTcatctcaaagaaaaagaaagtgtaGGTGATAGGTAGGTTTCAAATATCTCGATATGTTAAGGATGGTAATGTGCGGGCTTAAAGCAAGGCCATGGTcaattcaaattgaaaaatgggaaattattatttttaattattttggatCTTTCAACATGAAAAGCTCCTTAaatattattcctttcaattaatttaatttaatttaattttttcaagtatctttaaatattattatttataattaatctaCTTTTTTTGCCacattaatcaaattttatgaaattaaattaaggatTTAACTatgaaatgtttcatttttactcattaattatgaaatttattccaaaaaaaaaaaaatccataaagatttatttcataaaaaatgacTTGAAGGACAacacataaaaattaaaagaattataaataatatattaaatatcctTTTCGcgttaaattttatattttagtatgtctgtaataaaagataaaaacaaaaaatttaaaaatattttgtttaaataatacaaattagAAAAgcgtaaataaaaataaataaataaatactatgaaataaataaaagaatgggAGACCTAAAACCCTTTCGTCCTCTGCTgcatcctcttcttcttcacgcCGGCCCCTCCTCCATTTCAGCAGCTTAGTGTCACCGCCTCCGCCGCCTCTCACCCGTTCAGTGCCGTCGCCGTCGTCATTTTTCTTCCGCTCGTGCTGTCGCAGTCTCTCTCCTAGCGAGTTGTATTGATCTTCTAGTTGTTACTGGTACTCTCCTAATCTCCATCTATGTCTTTTTTCTCACttgaaaaactcaaattagGACTCGTGTAATGAAACAAATGaggatttatttttattttNaaaaaaaaaaaaaaaaaaaaaaaaaaaaaaaaaaaaaacgttgcTGTAAATTTGGACTTCACGAACTGCCATGAGTGGAAGTAATCAATGGCATTATCCAATTCTCTTTTTGAATCCCTAGCTTGTAGGAGTTGTTTTTGATTGACAGAACAACCTCAACCAGATATATATTTGTACATTTCGGAGGGAGACGCAGATTTCACTTGCAGTCGTTGGCGTGAAATTAGGGAAGATTGAAGCTAGTTGATTTCTGGTAAGGAAATTCCTAAttcttcactttttctttgcaattcttctctcttcgttcttcttctcttcctaCTCCGTGCCGCCATTTTTCCCCTCATATTTTACGCCATACATCTCTTTCAATCCTGCAACTTCGACTACTTGCGTGGAATTTAAGCTTGAAGTAGCGCATTATAAGTGTGATGCCTAATTTGTGCCTGAAATGTAatggtttttcattttccttgttGTTTTGGATAGGATCTAGCTGATCGGATAATAGAGAATAACTCGTAGCTCATTGTAAGGGTCTTCAAAATGGCAAGTGGACCTGGACTTGAATCACTGGTTGATCGTAAGTTATCTCATTAATAATCCCTCAAACTGTTTATTTTTATACGTATATGTAGTTCATACAGTATGAAAAtgagataattatttttctcttgaGGATAGTATTGATCTTTTGAGGCAATGCAAACAAATTGAATAGAATGTCTTCTTTTGAGCCTGTTATGAACTGTTCTGGGTGATTCAAAAGCACCTTGTTGTACTATTTTCTGTTTGATTAAATGAAACctgttgaatgatgaaaatCTCActagtcccacatcggctaatttaggaaatgatcatgggtttataatcaaagaatactctctccattggtatgaggccttttggggaagcccaaagcaaagccatgagagcttatgctcaaagtggacaatatcataccattgtggagagtcgtgttcgtctaacatggtatcagagccatgccctaaacatagtcatgccaatagaatcctcaaacgtcgaacaaaggactccaaaaagaaaaggagtcgagcctcctcgaaggcatagtaaaaaatgactaagactccaaaagaaaaaggagtcgagcttcgattaaggggaggcgtactttgttcgaggggatgtgttggatgatgaaaatcccactagtcccacatcggctaatttagagaatgatcatgggtttataatcaaagaatactctctccattggtatgaggccttttggggaagcccaaagcaaagccatgagagcttatgctcaaagtggacaatatcataccattgtggagagtcgtgttcgtctaacatggtatcagagccatgccctaaacatagtcatgccaatagaatcctcaaacgtcgaacaaaggactccaaaaagaaaaggagtcgagcctcctcgaaggcatagtaaaaaatgactaagactccaaaagaaaaaggagtcgagcttcgattaaggggaggcgtactttgttcgaggggatgtgttggatgatgaaaatcccactagtcccacatcggctaatttagagaatgatcatgggtttataatcaaagaatactctctccattggtatgaggccttttggggaagcccaaagcaaagccatgagagattatgcttaaagtggacaataccataccattgtggagagtcgtgttcaatCTAACACACACGTCCATgtaaaaactaaatatcataccattgtggagagtcgtgttcaatCTAACACACACGTCCATGTAAAAACTAAAGGCTTTGACGGGGTGAGTTCAAGCATGATGACCACCTACCTAGAATTTAATATCCTACAAGTTATCTAGATAGCCAAATGTAGTAGGATTAGACGTCCTGTGAGAGCACTTGAGAAGTGCGCTAGCTAGCCAAAACACTCGtagatatatattaaaaaaacaaggaaattTAGAATATCATACATTTTGGTATAGTACGATTTTAGATGTAAATGGGGTGGTTCTGAGAAACTAATGTATTTGAAGTTCATGTTGAATTCAATTTCAGTTGACTGACtttaccttttaatttttttagaaacaaTATCAGTTATCACTAATGATGGCCGCAATATAGTGGTATGTTCATGAACTATCTTCCAGTTGACTGGTATTTCATCCACCCAATTTGTGTCTATATTAACGATACTTTATTCAGGGAGTGTTGAAAGGATTTGACCAGGctacaaatattatcctcgATGAATCTCATGAACGTGTTTACTCGACCAAGGTTTGTATGGTGTCCATGTAACTTAGATGGAATTTTCTACGTTCTATTTCTCTTTCATCGACTGTTGGTCTCTATTCTATGCAGTGgacaatataaaaaatatagttttcatttttgtttcatattcattttcaattattcacCATATAGGCCTTTGTTTtgtgaaattattattacccCAATTGATCTCAGGGCCCATCATAGTTGTTTgcttatatcaattttttgaTTAATATTAGGATGATTCTcggtttaaatttttgttcggAATATGGGTTTCGGAAAATGCACAAGAAGATACCAATCATCTGAAGtttgatttttagatttttacaTCACTTATTTGTCTTCGTACCTACTATATTTCTGTTTTCGTTTATCAGTTCCATAGTTCAAATAAACAACTACTAGCATTTTCATatggattttaatttaaatttgtgaacAGATAACTTTTTATGTGATTTGGCCTTCGGGTTGCTTGAATTTCGAATCTCACAAGTTCCGACTTGATGGATTTCAAGGGATTTATGGTAGAGCATTTTTCCTTTGCATTCCGTTTTTATAACTTGATTCTTCTCTTGTTCTGCAGGAAGGAGTTCAGCAACTTGTTTTGGGTCTATATATAATCAGAGGCGATAATATGTAAGTTACCGTCTCATTTTCGTTTACTCTCTCTACACACGCTAACCTGAACATCTGAACGtagctcaattggttaaaGTATATACTTTCAACCAAGAGGTTAGAAGTTAAGAACGTCTACCTCACATGTTATTAAAGTCTAAACAAAAGTATGCACGCACGCATAACGAATGATCTGAACTATGTATATCTTCGACCAAGAGGGtagaagtttgaactctaaaaaagattttgtgcACGCGCGCAACGAACAAAATGTGATATCAGTTCCTGAAACAAAGAGTGCTTTGAAAACATGTTCAActaactatatttaaaatcttgtttgtttttcttactttcatttgaatattttatcaatGGTTAACCATTAGAactgttcttcttccttctatAACATGAATAGTGATTATGGTAGAGAGctattcattcattcattccttGTTTTTACATTAGAAACTTCATCGTATTGAAACTCATATTGCTCTTAATTTTCTGCAGAAGCATTGTTGGGGAGCTAGATGAAGAACTTGATTCAAATTTGGACTTGTCGAAGTTGAGAGCCCATCCTCTAAAGCCTGTGATTCATTAATTGTGGACCATCAAGAAGAAAAA is drawn from Cucurbita pepo subsp. pepo cultivar mu-cu-16 chromosome LG09, ASM280686v2, whole genome shotgun sequence and contains these coding sequences:
- the LOC111802387 gene encoding serine/threonine-protein kinase RIO1-like isoform X1, giving the protein MEYMVDTNSRIESTLVGAADMSAVEEKLEEIEPSTRNNEEPVEEDDEEEDLSWSSDSEIGEALDWLDAKEDREADGAFSLNARRPNAHGGLYSRHNSSTLQPLSNRNQKFTNHIRASPLGEWEGRFNVGMSNSVTTAIRDSVKEMAIGKTKTTEKADRATVEQAIDPRTRMVLFKMLNRGVFHDINGCISTGKEANVYHATKSDGQEFAVKIYKTSVLVFKDRDRYVQGDYRFRHGYCRHNPRKMVKTWAEKEMRNLMRLKAAGIRCPTPLLLRLHVLVMEFIGKTGWAAPRLKDAALSLNRLRESYLEVIITMRTLYQKCKLVHGDLSEYNILYFEGHLYIIDVSQSVDLDHPHALDFLREDCLHVSDFFKKHGVAVMTIRELFDFIVDPCLTDETIDSYLEELQEKISARGDISVEDEIADSVFVQSYIPKTLDSVKHAEEDVIRLTSGQNTEDMYYKTITGLKQALPRVQPASELEHDADPIEQSENLTGLSNSCEKETESMSEADEESSDESEEEDGPNSSTETTTQTPAERKAARKENKKKVKEEKRESRKNKVPKAVKKRKKKLAKSHK
- the LOC111802387 gene encoding serine/threonine-protein kinase RIO1-like isoform X2, with amino-acid sequence MSAVEEKLEEIEPSTRNNEEPVEEDDEEEDLSWSSDSEIGEALDWLDAKEDREADGAFSLNARRPNAHGGLYSRHNSSTLQPLSNRNQKFTNHIRASPLGEWEGRFNVGMSNSVTTAIRDSVKEMAIGKTKTTEKADRATVEQAIDPRTRMVLFKMLNRGVFHDINGCISTGKEANVYHATKSDGQEFAVKIYKTSVLVFKDRDRYVQGDYRFRHGYCRHNPRKMVKTWAEKEMRNLMRLKAAGIRCPTPLLLRLHVLVMEFIGKTGWAAPRLKDAALSLNRLRESYLEVIITMRTLYQKCKLVHGDLSEYNILYFEGHLYIIDVSQSVDLDHPHALDFLREDCLHVSDFFKKHGVAVMTIRELFDFIVDPCLTDETIDSYLEELQEKISARGDISVEDEIADSVFVQSYIPKTLDSVKHAEEDVIRLTSGQNTEDMYYKTITGLKQALPRVQPASELEHDADPIEQSENLTGLSNSCEKETESMSEADEESSDESEEEDGPNSSTETTTQTPAERKAARKENKKKVKEEKRESRKNKVPKAVKKRKKKLAKSHK
- the LOC111801466 gene encoding sm-like protein LSM8; the protein is MASGPGLESLVDQTISVITNDGRNIVGVLKGFDQATNIILDESHERVYSTKEGVQQLVLGLYIIRGDNISIVGELDEELDSNLDLSKLRAHPLKPVIH